The sequence CCAGCGGGCCCCGAAGAACTCCGCCGGGAACCACAGCAGGAAGAAGGTGCAGAAAATGGTACCCAGAACGAAGAGGACGAGCAGTGCCTGCCAGTAGGAGGCGACCGCCGCGGGCACAATGGCCGCCACGCCGAAGGCGATGAGGTAGTCGGTTGCCGCCCCCGACACGGACGAGACAGTGTCTTTGTCCAAGTAGTCCTCCGCGCCGATGACGTGCATGAGCGCGCGCAGCACTAGCCCCAGGGCAAGTGACAGGGCGAACAGCGGGACGGAGATTTCGGGGAAGGCTGAGCTAATGGCCTTGTTGATGAGGTAGGCCGCACCGACGGTCACAAGGATGAACCCGAAGTGCAGGGTGAGCGGCTCAATTGAAGAGGGATTGGTCGTCGCCTTGCCCACAGACGGGCGTTCCTCAACGTTGCGGATGTAACCGCGCCGCAGATCCTCCGGCAGTTCCTTCGGCACGTGCGAGACCTTCTTCCGGCGAATGCCCCAGTTGCCCGCGATGACACCGCCGACGATGGCGGCAAGCGTACCGACCGTCGCCGAGGTGAAGCCGATGGAGGACGCCCCGTCGCCGCCGATTTCTTCCAGCGAGCTACCCACGGCCGCGGCGGTTCCGAAGCCGCCGGTGAAACCGACCGGCAGCATCATGCCGAACCAGTTCGGGGTGTTGAACAGGGGCATGAACAGGAAGATGCCGAGCAGGGTGAAAAGCCCCCACTGCGAGGTGAACATCGTCGTGGAATACGCCCACATGTTGCGGGCGCCGCGGCGGACGGACCCGCCGAGCTGCATCGAGTAGGCCATCGACGCGAACACGATGGCGATGAGCACCGTGGTGTAGTCACCCAGGGAAGCGGAAAACGGAATGAGGCCGAGAACGTTCGGTCCCAGCAGCAAGCCGAGCAGGCCGGCGGTCACGGGCGCGGGCAGCAGCAAGTCCTGGAAGATGAACTTCACCTGGTAGCGCAGGACGTTGCCGATCACCATCAGCAACGAGATCCAGCCGATGTCCATCAACAAGTCGAAGACCGAGAAATCTTCCATCAATCACCTTTCGCCACACTCATAGTTGGGTACGGAAAAATTGAGAGTCTCGTGGGAAACCCTACCCCCTAAGGGGTGTGCTAACGCACAAATGGGCCACCGTGCGCGTACCTTCGGCCGGTCAACGAGGGTGTCGTGCCGTGTGCGGGCTATGCGTGCCGATGCCCTACATTGGAACCCATGTCCAGTCCCGCTCCCCGCTTTGGTGATACCCCGCGCGATCTGCACGATCTGGGCGCCTTCCTCCGCACGCACAGCGCGGAGTTCCGCGACGCCGTCCACCGCGACTTCTTCGTCCGCGAGTTGCAAGCGCGCCCGCTGTTTCCGCTGGCGGCGAACGCGGCGCACGTGGATCTCGCGGCGGCGCTCGCGTGGGTTTTCGAGCGCGCGATGAGCTACGGCAGCCTGCCGCACGAGGTGGCGGAGCGACTGAGCAACTTGGGCCGCGATCATCGCCGCCACGGCTTTCCGGCGAGCGCCTACGACGACTTCGCTGCCGCGCTCGTTGTGGGGCTCCGGTCGTTCGATCTGGATCCCGGGCTGCTGCTCACCGCCGAGCGCACCGTCCGCCAAGTGTGCGCGACCATGGCGGAGGCCGCCCGTAACGCCGATCTCGCGGGCACCCCGCCGGCGCACTCCGCGGAGGTCGTGGACGTGGCCCGCCCCAACCGACAGACCGCCGTGGTGCACCTGACCGCCTCACTTCCCATCGGCTACCAGCCCGGCCAGTCGATCCCGGTGACCACCCCGCACACCCCGGGCGAGTGGCGGTTGCTCACGCCCGCGGCCCCCAGCGATCCGACGGGGCAACTGACCTTCCACCTGGACGAGGCCGGGTTCGTCTCCCGCATGATGAGCCACTCCCGCCCCGGCGACAGGTGGATCATGGGCGCCCCGCGCGGTGAGTTCGTGCGCTTTCCCGCCGTCCGGTTGGTCTTTTTGTGTTTCGGCACCGGCTGGGCGGCCGTCAAGCCCTACCTCATCTCCCTGCTGGACGCGGTCATGCAGGCCAAGCAGAGCGGTACGGGCGACGACCCTCATTTTTCTGTGTCTGTCTACCACCTCGCCAAAAGCCCTGGCGCACACTACGACACGCACTTCCAGCGCAACCTCGCCGCGGTCGCGCCGTGGATCCGCATCCACCACTACGTGGAGGAGACGAAGGACGAGGTGCTGCTCAGCCCGCAGCCGGGCGCCCCAGTGATCTTCTACCCCACCAGCTGCCTCGCCTCCAGCGCCCTGGCCGGCGAACTACTGGGCTCCAACTTCGTGCTCGTGGGCCCCGAACACCACGTGGCGGCGGCCCGTGCCCGGCTTCTCGATGCCCAGATCTCCCCCGCCAGCATCGAAGCCCACCCGTGGAGTCGGGGCGGTCGCTGGCCGGAGGTTTAAACCAGCGGATTAAGGACGACGCTGGGCGCAGCCGCTTCTGAAACGGTTGTCTGTGCTGGTTTGTAACGAAACGAATACGTGTTCGAGGTGGGGGTTGACTTCGGTTCTGGAACCGTTATGGTGGGTGGTGTGTAGAACACGTTAGCGAATACTTTTCGGGGGAGGGGCCCAATGGGTCCGTATTACACGGTGTCCACACCAGGAAACGACATAGCCACAACCGCGACACAACTACGCCAGTTCGAATACCAGCTGCACTGTGAGTGTTTGCCGGATCCAGACGATGATTTCGATCTGGCCTGCACCCGCCTGGCCGGGTTAACGGGAAAGTCACCAACCCGGGTGGCCAATATCTTCATGGCACTGTTCCGCCTGGATGAGCTACCCGGCCTACGGGAGGTGCACGAGCGGTTGTTCCACCTGGATTTCTCCCGACTGATTGTCATCGACCAGGTGTTGTGCAAACTCGGCACTCCAGATGAGGAAGCACTAGCGCGTATCGATGCCGCCCTAGTCAAGTACCTCACCCCAACCCGGGCGGGCCAAGTGTTGCCGTCGGTGCGCAACTTACGTCGCAAACTCAACGCCTTAGTCGCTGCCGAAGATCCAGAACTTGCCGACGCAGTAAGCACAGAGGCAGAACAGGCCGCTGAGAAACGTCGGAAGCGTAAAGGCCGGTATGACTGGTCGAGTCTTCCCGGCGGGGTGGGGTGTATCAGTGTTGAATACGACACGGAGACTGCCGCCCAGATCAATGGGGTGATCCGCCGGGTTGCCGACGAGTACGGGGTCAGCGCTTCGGAAGCGTTCGCGATGTTGGTGCTGACTGATATCAACCGGGATGTGGATGTGACACTGAATGTCTTTCAGGCGGCTGATCTTTTACATGCGCCGGTGTTTGTCGAAGGTACTGGCTGGACCGACGCCGAAACAGGTGTCGAGCTTGCCGGGAAAGCATCCCGGCGTCGGGACATGAATGCCGCCGCCTGGATGGAAAGCACAAACTACGTCACGCCGGACAGGTTGAAGGCGTATCTCAACGGCAGGGACGGTACCTGCCGGTATCCGGGGTGTTGCCTGTCGGCGTATCGGTGTCAGAAGGATCATTGTGTGGATTTTGCGGACGGTGGGCCGACGGCGGCGTGGAATCTGGTGAATCTGTGCCAGCATCACCACAACATCAAAACCGACAAACGCGCCCGCTACATCCTCGACCCAGCCACAGGGGATGTGGTGTGGCTATTTACCGACGGCACCTGGCAGACCACCACCGCCACTGGCCCGCTAGCACCAGAGACCTGCAACTGGCTGCAAACCGTCGACCAAGCCATTGCCACCCGCCGGGCCAACGCCCGCGAACGCGCCCTCAACACCAACCCAGAACCCGACACCCCCGACACCGACACGAACGCCGAACCCGACTACGAAGAGGAACCGCCGTACTAGTTACGCACCGCCACCACAAACGGACCGACCTGCTCAACAGACCACTCGGAACCATCGAACACCATCGGATTGAAGAAGATGGCCCGATACCGGACATTCGGCTGGTTGGGGTAAATGTCCTCCGCGAGGTGCAGCTTGAAGCCGTCCTTGGCCGGCTTATCCTTGTCACCACGGAACGCACCGGGCCCGCCCCTCTTACTCGGGTCACGGGCATCCCCGGGGTTATTGCTGTGCCCTACACCTGATCGAGGATGGGCAGCGCCTTCCGCGCCTTGCGCACCTCTTCCGGATCCACCTCGCCGTAAAGGATTTCCTCGTCGTAGCCCGCCTCGGCGGTGCGCACTCCATGCGGGTCTACGAGGACGGAATGGCCTACGCCGGTGGGGCCCGAATCGTTGCCAGCCTCTGCTTCCCCGCCGGGCTTGGCCTGATCGGCGCCCAGGATGTAGCACGTCGTGTCGATGGCGCGGGCGGTGTTCAAAAGCCGCCACTGATCGGTCTTGCCCGGCCCGTCGTGCCAGCTGGTGGGCACGACGATAAGCTCCGCGCCATCTTTCGCCATCTGCTGGAAGAAGGCGGGGAACCGAATGTCGAAGCAGTTGGCTACGCCGACGGTGACGCCGGCGACATCGAAAAGCACCTGCTTTTCGCCGGGCTTCACGGTGTCGGACTCGCGGAAGTTGAACGCGTCGTAGGTGTGGACCTTGTCGTAGAACTTGTGCACGTCGCGGCCGGTAATAAGCGAGGAGTTGTACACGCGGTTGAGCGTCTTGCCGTCGCGTTCTACCTGGTCGGCCGGGCGGAACATGCCCGCGACGACTACGACGCCGAGTTCGGAGGCGACATCGTGAAGCGCGGTGGCGAACTTCCCGTCGAGGCCCTCGGCTTGCTCGTCGAGGCGGCCGGTCTCAAAGGCCTGGGAGGACGCCTCCGGCAAGACGATGAGCTGAGCGCTGTTGCCCGCGGCCTCGCGGATGCGCGCGCATGCTAGCTCAATGTTGTCGGAAACTCTACCGGTAGCGATAAATTGCACAGCT is a genomic window of Corynebacterium massiliense DSM 45435 containing:
- a CDS encoding sodium/glutamate symporter, which encodes MEDFSVFDLLMDIGWISLLMVIGNVLRYQVKFIFQDLLLPAPVTAGLLGLLLGPNVLGLIPFSASLGDYTTVLIAIVFASMAYSMQLGGSVRRGARNMWAYSTTMFTSQWGLFTLLGIFLFMPLFNTPNWFGMMLPVGFTGGFGTAAAVGSSLEEIGGDGASSIGFTSATVGTLAAIVGGVIAGNWGIRRKKVSHVPKELPEDLRRGYIRNVEERPSVGKATTNPSSIEPLTLHFGFILVTVGAAYLINKAISSAFPEISVPLFALSLALGLVLRALMHVIGAEDYLDKDTVSSVSGAATDYLIAFGVAAIVPAAVASYWQALLVLFVLGTIFCTFFLLWFPAEFFGARWIERGIFGWGWATATVATGIAILKIVDPKLESGTLNEYGMAYVGFGPFEIGMTVVAPLAVTYGFTAGLGWISLAIAVGVYLLAKFGGWLPARGKIFSPGISDVAGNTYQPKTG
- a CDS encoding 2-polyprenylphenol hydroxylase and flavodoxin oxidoreductase: MSSPAPRFGDTPRDLHDLGAFLRTHSAEFRDAVHRDFFVRELQARPLFPLAANAAHVDLAAALAWVFERAMSYGSLPHEVAERLSNLGRDHRRHGFPASAYDDFAAALVVGLRSFDLDPGLLLTAERTVRQVCATMAEAARNADLAGTPPAHSAEVVDVARPNRQTAVVHLTASLPIGYQPGQSIPVTTPHTPGEWRLLTPAAPSDPTGQLTFHLDEAGFVSRMMSHSRPGDRWIMGAPRGEFVRFPAVRLVFLCFGTGWAAVKPYLISLLDAVMQAKQSGTGDDPHFSVSVYHLAKSPGAHYDTHFQRNLAAVAPWIRIHHYVEETKDEVLLSPQPGAPVIFYPTSCLASSALAGELLGSNFVLVGPEHHVAAARARLLDAQISPASIEAHPWSRGGRWPEV
- a CDS encoding HNH endonuclease signature motif containing protein, with protein sequence MPDPDDDFDLACTRLAGLTGKSPTRVANIFMALFRLDELPGLREVHERLFHLDFSRLIVIDQVLCKLGTPDEEALARIDAALVKYLTPTRAGQVLPSVRNLRRKLNALVAAEDPELADAVSTEAEQAAEKRRKRKGRYDWSSLPGGVGCISVEYDTETAAQINGVIRRVADEYGVSASEAFAMLVLTDINRDVDVTLNVFQAADLLHAPVFVEGTGWTDAETGVELAGKASRRRDMNAAAWMESTNYVTPDRLKAYLNGRDGTCRYPGCCLSAYRCQKDHCVDFADGGPTAAWNLVNLCQHHHNIKTDKRARYILDPATGDVVWLFTDGTWQTTTATGPLAPETCNWLQTVDQAIATRRANARERALNTNPEPDTPDTDTNAEPDYEEEPPY
- a CDS encoding carbon-nitrogen hydrolase family protein; translation: MKVAAVQFIATGRVSDNIELACARIREAAGNSAQLIVLPEASSQAFETGRLDEQAEGLDGKFATALHDVASELGVVVVAGMFRPADQVERDGKTLNRVYNSSLITGRDVHKFYDKVHTYDAFNFRESDTVKPGEKQVLFDVAGVTVGVANCFDIRFPAFFQQMAKDGAELIVVPTSWHDGPGKTDQWRLLNTARAIDTTCYILGADQAKPGGEAEAGNDSGPTGVGHSVLVDPHGVRTAEAGYDEEILYGEVDPEEVRKARKALPILDQV